In one Cervus elaphus chromosome 9, mCerEla1.1, whole genome shotgun sequence genomic region, the following are encoded:
- the NDFIP1 gene encoding NEDD4 family-interacting protein 1 encodes MALALAALAAVEPACGNRYQQLQNEEEPGEPEQAAGDAPPPYSSISAESAAYFDYKDESGFPKPPSYNVATTLPSYDEAERTKAEATIPLVPGRDEEFAGREEFDDPDQMRIGNDGIFMLTFFMAFLFNWIGFFLSFCLTTSAAGRYGAISGFGLSLIKWILIVRFSTYFPGYFDGQYWLWWVFLVLGFLLFLRGFINYAKVRKMPENFSNLPRTRVLFIY; translated from the exons ttgcaGAATGAAGAAGAGCCTGGAGAGCCTGAGCAGGCCGCAGGGGATGCCCCTCCGCCTTACAGCAGCATCTCTGCGGAGAGTGCGG CATATTTTGACTACAAAGATGAGTCTGGGTTTCCAAAGCCCCCATCTTACAATGTGGCTACCACACTGCCCAGTTATGATGAAGCTGAGAGAACCAAAGCTGAAGCTACTATCCCTTTGGTTCCTGGAAGA gaTGAGGAGTTTGCAGGTCGGGAGGAGTTTGATGATCCTGACCAGATGAGGATAGGAAACGATGGGATTTTCATGTTAACTTTCTTCA TGGCATTCCTCTTTAACTGGATTGGGTtcttcctgtctttttgcctGACCACTTCAGCTGCAGGAAGATATGGGGCCATTTCAGGATTTGGTCTCTCTCTAATTAAGTGGATCCTGATTGTGAGG ttttccacTTACTTCCCTGGATATTTTGATGGTCAGTACTGGCTCTGGTGGGTGTTCCTGGTTCTAG gcTTTCTCCTGTTTCTCAGAGGATTTATCAATTATGCAAAAGTTCGGAAGATGCCAGAAAATTTCTCAAATCTCCCCAGGACCAGAGTTCTCTTTATTTATTAA